In Gulosibacter molinativorax, a single window of DNA contains:
- a CDS encoding response regulator transcription factor: MEYDVLMVDDEEALASSTTEYLAAFGIRADWVASAEAALEFLAAHPTRMLLLDVGLPGMDGFEFCRKVRESKSLPIVFLSARGSDDDEILALTLGGDDYLRKPVSLSVLVAKIRRILERLDNTGPNTDARAGYDDGHLRFDADGQRFFVEDLELELTAMEYRLLDYFVREQDRVLTKDELFEHVWEDAFVGDGTLTVHVRRLRKKIEPDPEHPRYIKTVWGRGYRFEGRGFEGRGLEARA; the protein is encoded by the coding sequence ATGGAATATGACGTGTTGATGGTCGACGACGAGGAGGCCCTCGCGTCGAGCACGACGGAGTATTTGGCCGCCTTCGGCATCCGAGCCGATTGGGTCGCTTCGGCCGAGGCGGCGCTCGAGTTCCTGGCCGCGCATCCCACCCGGATGCTGTTGCTCGATGTGGGGCTGCCGGGCATGGACGGCTTCGAGTTTTGCCGCAAGGTTCGTGAGTCCAAGTCCCTTCCCATCGTGTTTCTCAGCGCGCGCGGTAGCGACGACGATGAGATCCTCGCGCTGACGCTCGGCGGGGACGACTACCTCCGCAAACCGGTGTCGCTCAGTGTCCTCGTGGCGAAGATTCGTCGCATTCTCGAACGACTCGATAACACGGGCCCCAACACGGATGCGCGGGCCGGCTACGACGACGGCCACCTGCGGTTCGACGCAGATGGTCAGCGCTTCTTCGTGGAGGATCTCGAGCTTGAGCTCACGGCGATGGAGTACCGGCTGCTTGACTACTTCGTGCGCGAGCAAGACCGGGTCCTGACGAAGGACGAGCTCTTCGAGCACGTTTGGGAGGATGCGTTCGTCGGTGACGGTACACTGACCGTCCACGTGCGACGGTTGCGGAAGAAGATCGAACCCGACCCGGAGCATCCTCGATACATCAAGACGGTGTGGGGCAGGGGGTATCGATTCGAAGGGCGCGGATTCGAAGGGCGCGGACTCGAGGCTCGCGCGTGA
- a CDS encoding DUF1206 domain-containing protein, translating into MAHGSASGSDSDFSAQRAKDAASRALGDAADKAEEASKHPWFRRAARAGYIASGLLHMVIGVIALNLAFGSAPEDADQSGAIELLASSPLGIILVSLCALGCALLGLWHLSEAIWGRDSAVKDRLKAAGEAVMYFAIGGAFLIAAFGGDQDSGETTSALSARLMSNPFGAVLLILVGIAIVVIGAYHVYKGVSRKFMEDLRSSRKDEIRLAIKIVGIVGFIAKGVVLALIGVLFIVATVRHDPEDATGMDGALRALLDQPYGEWMLAAIGVGLIFFGVYCVMRSRYERQ; encoded by the coding sequence ATGGCTCACGGCTCGGCTTCCGGATCAGACTCCGATTTCTCAGCACAGCGCGCAAAGGATGCGGCCTCGCGCGCGCTCGGTGACGCCGCCGACAAGGCCGAGGAGGCGTCAAAGCATCCTTGGTTCCGACGAGCGGCCCGGGCGGGATATATCGCTAGCGGCCTGCTCCACATGGTGATCGGCGTCATCGCACTCAATCTCGCGTTCGGATCGGCGCCAGAGGATGCGGATCAGTCGGGGGCCATCGAGCTGCTGGCTTCGAGCCCGCTCGGGATCATCCTGGTCAGCCTGTGTGCCCTCGGCTGCGCGCTCCTCGGGCTCTGGCATCTCAGCGAGGCGATCTGGGGCAGGGACTCCGCCGTCAAGGACCGGCTCAAGGCTGCGGGCGAGGCGGTGATGTACTTCGCGATCGGTGGCGCGTTCCTGATCGCCGCATTCGGCGGCGATCAGGATTCCGGCGAGACCACGAGCGCGCTGTCCGCGCGGCTCATGTCGAATCCGTTTGGTGCGGTGTTGCTCATCCTCGTCGGAATCGCGATCGTTGTCATCGGTGCCTATCACGTGTACAAGGGCGTCTCGCGCAAGTTCATGGAGGATTTGCGGTCGTCGCGTAAGGACGAGATCAGGCTCGCGATCAAGATCGTGGGTATCGTCGGCTTCATCGCCAAAGGTGTTGTGCTTGCGCTTATCGGCGTGCTGTTCATCGTCGCGACGGTGCGCCACGACCCCGAGGACGCGACGGGAATGGACGGCGCCCTGCGCGCCCTCTTGGACCAGCCCTATGGCGAGTGGATGCTCGCAGCGATCGGCGTCGGCCTGATCTTTTTTGGCGTGTACTGCGTGATGCGCTCGCGCTACGAACGGCAGTAG
- a CDS encoding L,D-transpeptidase family protein — protein MPKTRRPGFVLLAVGIPTLAVAGVAAWAGMSLIAPGTKIAGVDVSFMTPQAAAESVTQHVAGTETSITVADNTVAVAGSALGASVDAQNVVDQTMAERPLWNIGSWSGEEIRPAVTFDDTATNSTLRDAFPSQSIDPVDASITFQDGEYVVTPASEGKGVDPATVQDAFTVALDGGATAAEVSVTTHEADITTASAEETAGELNTLVGDAGYYVGDERILAIESADFETWVELTPNPEAGVFEYSVTADAATLDSLAQQLPDLIYQEPVKGKAIVNSAGEFLETLEPTVDGMSLESTDGLADAFVAQLAEHNSAFTVEPTVVPAETATVEYTLEVDLSEQKLYVKENGQVVDSWLVSTGTDLTPTTLGHYSIGWRQEIQTMYGDDYVQPDVKWPMYFNGDEAFHGVYWHDNWGTPMSHGCVGMPEDRAKQIYDWAPEGTDVIIRK, from the coding sequence ATGCCGAAAACACGTCGACCAGGATTCGTCTTACTCGCCGTCGGCATCCCAACTTTGGCCGTTGCGGGTGTCGCCGCGTGGGCCGGAATGTCGCTCATCGCGCCCGGCACGAAGATCGCCGGCGTTGATGTCAGCTTCATGACGCCTCAGGCGGCCGCCGAAAGCGTGACGCAACACGTCGCTGGCACGGAGACCTCAATCACCGTCGCCGACAACACGGTCGCCGTTGCGGGCTCGGCCCTCGGCGCGAGCGTTGACGCGCAGAACGTCGTCGATCAGACGATGGCCGAGCGGCCGCTCTGGAACATCGGCTCCTGGTCGGGCGAGGAGATCCGCCCAGCCGTGACCTTCGATGACACCGCCACCAACTCCACGCTCCGGGATGCGTTCCCGAGCCAGTCCATCGACCCGGTGGATGCGTCGATCACGTTCCAGGACGGCGAATACGTCGTGACCCCGGCATCGGAGGGCAAGGGCGTTGACCCGGCCACGGTGCAGGATGCGTTCACTGTGGCGCTGGACGGTGGCGCAACGGCCGCTGAAGTTTCCGTAACCACCCACGAGGCCGACATCACGACGGCTTCGGCAGAAGAGACGGCGGGCGAACTCAACACGCTGGTTGGCGACGCCGGATACTACGTTGGCGACGAGCGCATCCTTGCCATCGAGTCGGCCGACTTCGAGACCTGGGTTGAGCTCACGCCCAACCCCGAGGCGGGCGTATTCGAATACTCCGTGACCGCGGACGCCGCGACCCTCGACTCGCTGGCGCAGCAGCTTCCCGACCTCATCTATCAGGAACCAGTCAAAGGCAAGGCGATCGTGAACTCTGCCGGAGAGTTCCTCGAGACGCTCGAGCCCACGGTGGACGGCATGTCGCTCGAGAGCACAGACGGACTCGCGGATGCATTTGTCGCCCAGCTCGCGGAGCACAACAGTGCGTTCACGGTCGAACCGACCGTGGTTCCGGCGGAAACCGCCACGGTGGAGTACACGCTCGAGGTAGACCTCAGCGAGCAGAAGCTCTACGTGAAGGAAAACGGGCAGGTCGTTGACTCCTGGCTCGTCTCAACCGGGACGGACCTGACCCCGACGACACTCGGCCACTACTCGATTGGCTGGCGACAGGAAATCCAGACCATGTACGGGGACGACTATGTGCAGCCGGATGTGAAGTGGCCGATGTACTTCAACGGTGACGAGGCCTTCCACGGCGTGTACTGGCACGACAACTGGGGCACTCCGATGAGCCACGGCTGCGTGGGCATGCCGGAAGACCGCGCGAAGCAGATCTACGACTGGGCGCCTGAGGGCACCGACGTCATCATCCGCAAATAG
- a CDS encoding UPF0182 family membrane protein, whose translation MSSTAAPQPSSAKPPSGSSETSGRRFGPLAATIAIVVALILVFFWFTGFYADILWYNQLGYSEVLYTRWIATTVMFLVGFIGMAAPIYLVLQLAYRNRPVYAKLSQQLNEYQRALEPVRKVVFIVIPAFLGLLAGLSTAGSWETVIQFFNATSFTNSDPVFNNNIAFYVFQLPFWRGVVAFASAVILLALIISVAVSYLYGGIRVTGREVVISKAARIQIAILAGLFVLSQGVSFWFDRYNSLTESNGRWTGALYSDVHASIPGLAIFAGAAVIVALLFFFAAIAGRWTLPVVGVAGLLVVGLVAGAVYPWAVQQLQVGPNEQSLETEYIKNNIDATRDAYGVSEINVQPYAGVTTAESGQLREDAETTANIRILDPSIVGPTYAQFEQERAYYQFSGELDVDRYQIQDKTQDAVTAVREINVDGLGADAQSWVNRTIVYTHGYGLVAGYGNQRGPDGQPLFFASGMPQQAEALPKFEPRVYFGENSPAYSIVGAPADSTPVEFDHISGEGDASQTYTTFTGDGGPSLGNLFNRLVYAIKFQSEQILLSDAINSESQILYDRDPIQRVEAAAPYLTIDSDAYASVVDGQLVWIVDGFTTSDAYPYSTQVSIEEAAADSNTPAPTLPTKPVNYIRNSVKATVNAYDGSVTLYAWDTEDPILQTWQKIFPNTLKPVSEMSGDLLSHVRYPEDLFKVQREILSTYHVTDAAEYYNQTNAWELPLDPTESSDAQLRQPPYYLTMQMPGQEPAFSLYSTFIPMVSGSGTRNVLTGYLSANANAGNVDGEIAEDYGTLTLLEIENDSVNGPGQVQNIFNSNETVANQLSLLERGGQTQVLRGNLLTLPVGEGFLYVQPVYVQSTGETSYPLLRRVLVAFGDRIAFEDTLDAALDKLFAGDSGAEAGDGNIDEVMQDPNVEVPQAEDAPADVPTESVAPAETPAATETPAPTETTAPTETTAPPAGSGDAYTDLQNALDDASQALQDRTDAYANNDLVGAAEADARMTEALQRAAEAEARLNP comes from the coding sequence GTGAGTTCTACCGCAGCACCACAGCCAAGTTCCGCCAAACCGCCATCCGGGTCATCAGAAACCAGCGGCCGTAGATTCGGCCCCCTCGCCGCAACAATCGCCATTGTCGTCGCGCTGATCCTGGTCTTCTTCTGGTTCACCGGGTTCTACGCCGACATTCTTTGGTATAACCAGCTCGGCTACTCGGAAGTCCTCTATACGCGGTGGATCGCGACGACCGTGATGTTCCTGGTCGGATTCATCGGTATGGCAGCGCCCATCTATTTGGTGCTGCAGCTCGCGTATCGGAACCGGCCGGTGTACGCCAAGCTCTCGCAGCAGCTGAACGAGTATCAGCGCGCGCTCGAGCCGGTTCGCAAGGTCGTGTTCATCGTGATTCCGGCCTTCCTCGGCTTGCTTGCTGGGCTCAGCACGGCGGGGTCGTGGGAGACGGTGATTCAGTTCTTCAACGCGACGTCGTTCACGAACTCGGATCCAGTCTTCAACAACAACATCGCGTTCTACGTCTTCCAGCTGCCGTTCTGGCGCGGCGTCGTGGCATTCGCGAGCGCGGTGATCTTGCTCGCACTCATCATCTCCGTCGCGGTGAGCTACCTCTACGGCGGCATCCGCGTCACGGGTCGCGAGGTCGTCATCTCGAAGGCCGCGCGCATCCAGATCGCGATCCTCGCGGGCCTGTTCGTCCTGAGCCAGGGCGTGAGCTTCTGGTTCGACCGCTACAACTCGCTGACCGAGTCGAACGGTCGGTGGACCGGTGCGCTGTACTCGGATGTGCACGCATCCATCCCGGGTCTCGCGATCTTCGCGGGTGCCGCGGTGATCGTCGCGCTCCTCTTCTTTTTCGCCGCGATCGCGGGTCGCTGGACGCTCCCAGTCGTGGGTGTTGCGGGTTTGCTCGTCGTCGGTCTGGTTGCCGGCGCGGTCTACCCGTGGGCGGTGCAGCAGCTGCAGGTCGGACCGAACGAGCAGTCGCTCGAGACCGAGTACATCAAGAACAACATCGACGCGACGCGCGACGCCTATGGCGTCAGCGAGATCAACGTGCAGCCGTACGCCGGCGTCACGACCGCCGAGTCGGGCCAGCTTCGTGAGGATGCCGAGACGACCGCGAACATCCGCATCCTCGACCCCTCGATCGTGGGCCCGACCTACGCCCAGTTCGAGCAGGAGCGTGCGTACTACCAGTTCTCCGGCGAGCTCGACGTTGACCGCTATCAGATCCAGGACAAGACGCAGGATGCGGTGACCGCAGTTCGCGAGATCAACGTCGACGGTCTCGGCGCGGATGCGCAGTCCTGGGTGAACCGGACGATCGTCTACACGCACGGCTACGGGCTCGTCGCCGGCTACGGCAACCAGCGCGGCCCGGACGGGCAGCCGCTGTTCTTCGCATCCGGTATGCCGCAGCAGGCCGAGGCACTGCCGAAGTTTGAGCCGCGCGTCTACTTTGGTGAGAACTCTCCCGCGTATTCGATCGTGGGCGCCCCGGCCGATTCGACTCCGGTGGAGTTCGACCACATCTCGGGCGAAGGCGACGCCTCGCAGACGTACACCACCTTTACCGGCGACGGTGGCCCATCGCTCGGTAACCTCTTCAACCGCCTCGTGTACGCGATCAAGTTCCAGTCGGAGCAGATCCTGCTCTCGGACGCGATCAACTCCGAGTCGCAGATCCTCTACGACCGTGACCCGATTCAGCGCGTCGAGGCTGCCGCCCCGTATCTGACGATTGATTCGGATGCGTATGCCTCCGTAGTCGACGGCCAGCTCGTTTGGATCGTCGATGGCTTCACGACCTCGGATGCATATCCGTACTCGACGCAGGTATCGATCGAGGAGGCCGCGGCCGACTCGAACACCCCGGCCCCCACTCTGCCGACGAAGCCCGTCAACTACATCCGTAACTCGGTGAAGGCGACGGTGAACGCCTACGACGGTAGCGTCACACTCTACGCGTGGGACACGGAAGACCCCATCCTGCAGACCTGGCAGAAGATCTTCCCGAACACGTTGAAGCCGGTCTCCGAAATGTCGGGTGACCTCCTCAGCCACGTGCGGTACCCGGAAGACCTCTTCAAGGTGCAGCGTGAGATCCTCTCGACCTATCACGTGACCGACGCGGCCGAGTACTACAACCAGACGAACGCCTGGGAGCTGCCGCTTGACCCGACCGAATCCTCGGATGCGCAGCTACGTCAGCCTCCGTACTACCTGACCATGCAGATGCCTGGACAGGAGCCCGCGTTCTCGCTGTACTCGACGTTCATTCCGATGGTTTCAGGATCGGGTACGCGAAACGTGCTGACCGGATATCTGTCGGCGAACGCGAACGCCGGTAACGTCGATGGCGAGATCGCCGAGGATTACGGCACCCTGACGCTGCTTGAGATCGAGAACGACTCGGTCAACGGTCCCGGTCAGGTCCAGAACATCTTCAACTCGAACGAGACAGTCGCGAACCAGCTGAGCCTGCTTGAGCGCGGTGGCCAAACGCAGGTGCTGCGAGGCAACCTGCTCACGCTGCCGGTCGGTGAGGGCTTCCTCTACGTCCAGCCGGTGTACGTGCAGTCGACTGGTGAGACCAGCTACCCGCTGCTGCGCCGAGTGCTCGTCGCCTTCGGTGACCGGATCGCGTTCGAAGACACCCTGGATGCGGCGCTTGACAAGCTGTTCGCGGGCGACTCGGGTGCAGAGGCCGGTGACGGCAACATCGACGAGGTGATGCAGGACCCGAACGTCGAGGTGCCTCAGGCTGAGGATGCACCAGCGGATGTGCCGACCGAGTCGGTTGCGCCGGCCGAAACGCCTGCGGCTACCGAGACCCCCGCGCCGACGGAAACGACCGCGCCGACGGAGACGACCGCTCCGCCGGCAGGCTCGGGTGACGCCTACACCGACCTTCAGAACGCGCTCGACGACGCCAGCCAGGCGCTGCAGGACCGCACCGACGCCTACGCCAACAACGACCTTGTGGGCGCAGCCGAGGCGGATGCGCGGATGACCGAGGCGCTGCAGCGTGCCGCAGAGGCCGAGGCGCGGCTGAATCCGTAG
- a CDS encoding YlbL family protein, translating into MSQFSEPAAKPKPKRTRVGLSLLAVGLVLLVVLAFSPSPYVIRTPGPSFDALGTTEVKDDAGETQEVDVISIDGADRIAPDAGTLSVMTVNVTGTPQYQPSWFTAAAAWLQPDKDVLPIEAYYPDGVTAEQRSEENAAMMTQSQGAAIAAALTEQGYEVEAELTVMGVNEDGPANGILAEGDVITAVGDRTITDYASLQAEPFTEEPTDVTVLRDGKAQTVTITPKKTDTSDTPILGILVQDGFKFPINVDIELGDVGGPSAGLIFTLATIDLLEEGDLTSGESIAGTGTMAADGTVGPIGGIRQKVHTAVEIDSDYFLAPEANCQEALQASVADEIPIYAIADLDEALATVKAEGTDQLDGIRTCEDALAANVPQV; encoded by the coding sequence ATGAGCCAATTTTCTGAGCCTGCAGCCAAACCCAAACCTAAGCGCACGCGGGTGGGCTTGAGCCTCTTGGCAGTAGGCCTCGTCCTGCTTGTAGTGCTGGCGTTTTCGCCCTCACCGTACGTAATCCGCACACCCGGGCCGTCGTTCGACGCGCTCGGTACGACCGAGGTTAAGGACGACGCGGGCGAGACCCAGGAAGTGGATGTGATCAGCATCGACGGCGCGGATCGTATCGCCCCCGATGCGGGCACGCTGTCGGTGATGACGGTCAACGTCACGGGTACGCCGCAGTACCAGCCGAGTTGGTTTACCGCGGCCGCGGCATGGTTACAGCCCGACAAGGATGTGCTGCCGATCGAGGCGTACTACCCGGACGGCGTGACGGCAGAGCAGCGCAGCGAGGAGAACGCGGCGATGATGACGCAGTCGCAGGGCGCCGCGATCGCGGCCGCGCTCACCGAGCAGGGGTACGAGGTCGAAGCCGAGCTCACGGTAATGGGCGTCAACGAGGATGGCCCCGCGAACGGCATTCTTGCCGAGGGCGACGTGATCACCGCGGTGGGGGATCGCACCATCACCGACTACGCGTCGCTGCAGGCGGAGCCGTTCACCGAAGAGCCAACCGACGTGACCGTGTTGCGCGACGGCAAAGCGCAGACGGTCACGATCACGCCGAAGAAGACCGACACGAGCGACACCCCGATCCTCGGGATCCTGGTGCAGGACGGCTTCAAGTTCCCGATCAACGTCGACATCGAGCTCGGCGACGTGGGCGGACCGAGCGCGGGACTCATCTTCACGCTCGCGACGATCGACCTGCTCGAGGAGGGCGACCTCACCTCGGGCGAGAGCATCGCGGGCACCGGCACGATGGCGGCCGACGGCACAGTGGGGCCGATCGGTGGCATCCGCCAGAAGGTGCACACCGCTGTGGAGATCGACTCGGACTATTTCCTCGCGCCAGAGGCCAACTGTCAGGAGGCGCTGCAGGCTAGCGTCGCCGACGAGATTCCGATCTACGCGATCGCCGACCTCGACGAAGCACTCGCGACCGTCAAGGCCGAGGGCACGGACCAGCTCGACGGCATTCGCACGTGTGAGGATGCGCTGGCCGCGAACGTGCCGCAGGTGTAA
- a CDS encoding zinc-dependent metalloprotease gives MSDQDTPRNNEGNQPDDELRRMLEQLLGGGMINPDQLAGVAGLPADPQALSQMLMQLQQAMRNPTEGINWQVVRDAARQTAAENREVSAEEEKEYEQAFGLAQLWLTEVTTVGSTVLPEQPRAITRYEWLNLSHDTWAEISGPVAESISRALVDMINEQAPEEYKSMINQSLPMVRSIGQAMFGMQLGQVLGQLAKEVLSGGDIGMPVLEHGKAALLPQNLSSWSEGLEIKPSEILLYFAVRELAHAHLYMHARWLRLHLVNAVTEFARGIRIDTEQIEDTVRGMDVSNPEELKKVLQSGQLIPPRTPEQEIALERLETMLALIDGWVDVVTQDATSRLPNADAIAEMVRRRRATGNPAEKAFGSLVGLELRPRRLREATSMWRLVTEKLGADARDALWDHRDALPTGQDISDPFALVERLSGSSENVITDELDDELARLLGDPDSFGEAPQGGEDQGDAGSGHEKPRG, from the coding sequence ATGAGCGACCAGGATACGCCCCGTAACAATGAGGGCAACCAACCTGACGACGAACTTCGTCGCATGCTTGAGCAGCTGCTCGGCGGCGGAATGATCAACCCCGACCAGCTCGCTGGCGTCGCGGGGCTGCCCGCCGACCCCCAGGCACTCTCTCAGATGCTGATGCAGCTGCAGCAGGCCATGCGCAACCCCACCGAGGGCATCAACTGGCAGGTCGTGCGCGACGCAGCGCGCCAGACTGCGGCCGAAAACCGCGAGGTATCGGCCGAGGAAGAAAAGGAATACGAGCAGGCATTTGGGCTCGCCCAGCTTTGGCTAACCGAAGTCACGACCGTGGGCTCAACGGTCCTCCCCGAGCAGCCGCGCGCGATCACGCGCTACGAATGGCTGAACCTCAGCCACGACACGTGGGCCGAGATCAGCGGTCCGGTGGCGGAGAGCATCTCGCGCGCCCTCGTCGACATGATCAACGAGCAGGCGCCCGAGGAATACAAGTCCATGATCAATCAGTCGCTGCCGATGGTGCGCTCCATCGGCCAGGCGATGTTCGGGATGCAGCTCGGGCAGGTCCTCGGCCAGCTCGCCAAGGAAGTCCTCTCCGGCGGCGACATCGGTATGCCCGTCCTCGAGCACGGCAAGGCGGCGCTTCTCCCCCAAAACCTCTCGTCGTGGTCCGAAGGCCTCGAGATCAAGCCCTCCGAGATCCTGCTGTACTTCGCGGTGCGCGAGCTCGCGCACGCCCACCTCTACATGCACGCCCGCTGGCTGCGCCTTCATCTCGTCAATGCCGTGACGGAGTTCGCCCGGGGAATCCGCATCGACACCGAGCAGATCGAGGACACCGTGCGCGGTATGGATGTCTCGAACCCGGAGGAGCTGAAGAAGGTCCTCCAGTCTGGGCAGCTCATCCCGCCGCGCACCCCCGAGCAGGAAATCGCGCTCGAACGCCTCGAGACGATGCTCGCGCTCATCGACGGCTGGGTCGACGTCGTGACGCAGGATGCGACCTCCCGCCTGCCAAACGCGGATGCGATCGCCGAGATGGTGCGTCGTCGGCGCGCGACCGGGAACCCCGCCGAGAAGGCATTCGGATCCCTCGTAGGCCTCGAGTTGCGCCCACGCCGACTGCGCGAGGCGACGAGCATGTGGCGGCTGGTCACCGAGAAGCTCGGCGCGGATGCTCGCGATGCGCTGTGGGACCACCGCGACGCCCTGCCGACCGGCCAGGACATCAGCGACCCGTTCGCCCTCGTCGAGCGGCTCAGCGGCTCGAGTGAAAACGTCATCACGGACGAACTCGATGACGAGCTCGCGCGCCTCCTCGGCGATCCAGACTCCTTCGGTGAGGCGCCGCAGGGTGGCGAGGATCAGGGCGACGCGGGTTCCGGCCACGAGAAACCACGCGGCTAG
- a CDS encoding ATP-dependent helicase, with protein sequence MAAPSTSESDLPGDSTEPSPRSAGASLLADLNPQQREAALSVVGPVCILAGPGTGKTHTITRRIAYGVQAGVYTPERVLALTFTNRAAGELRGRLARLGAHAVQARTFHSAALRQLGYFWPHAIGGEMPQISASKSRVVAEAAERVKLRVNPTDVRDIAEDVEWRKVSELTYEQYAAALESGARTPPARLKPEQAVEVIRAYEQVKDDRHVIDFEDILLATAGMLESEPWITQQVREQYRFFVVDEYQDISPLQHKLLTLWLGQRRDLCVVGDPAQTIYSFTGATNRYLIDFGHEFPDARTVKIEGSYRSTMPIIAVANSLAKHIPHALQLERAVETETSSPLPELFEYPDEFSEARGIAQRVADAIAAGEQPAQVAVLVRTNAQSAPLEQAFQNVGVPYRVAGGQPFFKRPEVRAAVAGLRAAVVASQDAGPLFKSVSDVLRGRGWTVEPPREAGPAREAWGALDAIMRLADGAAPGTTLEQFTNDLMSRAKHQHEPEVAAVTISTMHGAKGLEWDRVFVTGLAEGRMPIAQAVTAENIHEERRLFYVALTRARKYLYLSYPQSVGPQSRYLAELGNRIQRGNFAGAR encoded by the coding sequence ATGGCGGCCCCCTCGACTAGCGAGAGCGACCTCCCCGGCGATTCAACCGAGCCCAGCCCGCGAAGCGCAGGCGCGAGTCTGCTCGCGGACCTCAACCCGCAGCAACGCGAGGCCGCGCTGTCGGTCGTGGGCCCGGTGTGCATCCTCGCCGGGCCCGGAACGGGCAAGACCCACACGATTACCCGCCGCATCGCCTACGGCGTACAGGCCGGGGTGTACACGCCGGAGCGCGTGCTCGCGCTGACCTTCACGAACCGCGCTGCGGGGGAGTTGCGCGGCCGGCTCGCGCGGCTCGGCGCACACGCGGTGCAGGCGCGCACCTTCCACTCCGCCGCGCTGCGGCAACTCGGCTATTTTTGGCCGCACGCCATCGGCGGCGAGATGCCGCAGATCTCCGCATCCAAGTCGCGCGTGGTGGCCGAGGCGGCCGAGCGAGTGAAGCTGCGGGTCAATCCGACCGACGTGCGGGACATCGCGGAGGACGTCGAATGGCGCAAAGTCTCCGAACTCACGTATGAGCAGTACGCCGCGGCGCTCGAGTCAGGGGCGCGCACTCCTCCGGCACGCCTGAAGCCGGAGCAGGCGGTCGAGGTGATCCGCGCCTACGAGCAGGTGAAGGATGATCGCCACGTCATCGATTTCGAGGACATCCTGCTCGCGACCGCGGGGATGCTCGAATCGGAACCCTGGATCACCCAGCAGGTGCGCGAGCAGTATCGCTTCTTCGTGGTCGACGAGTACCAAGACATCTCGCCACTGCAGCACAAGCTGCTGACGCTGTGGCTCGGGCAACGCCGCGACCTGTGCGTCGTGGGCGATCCGGCCCAGACGATCTACTCGTTCACGGGCGCGACTAACCGCTACTTGATCGACTTCGGGCACGAGTTTCCGGATGCGCGCACCGTCAAGATCGAGGGCTCCTACCGCTCCACGATGCCGATCATCGCGGTCGCGAACTCGCTCGCGAAGCACATCCCGCATGCCCTGCAGCTCGAGCGCGCGGTCGAGACCGAGACGAGTTCGCCGCTCCCCGAGCTCTTCGAGTACCCGGACGAGTTCTCGGAGGCGCGCGGCATCGCGCAGCGCGTTGCCGACGCGATCGCGGCCGGGGAGCAGCCCGCACAGGTCGCGGTCTTGGTGCGCACGAACGCCCAGTCTGCACCACTCGAGCAGGCCTTTCAGAACGTCGGGGTGCCCTATCGCGTCGCCGGCGGGCAGCCGTTCTTCAAGCGACCCGAGGTTCGCGCGGCGGTGGCGGGCCTGCGCGCCGCGGTGGTGGCAAGCCAGGATGCGGGACCGCTCTTCAAATCCGTGAGTGACGTCCTGCGTGGTCGCGGTTGGACGGTCGAGCCGCCACGCGAGGCGGGCCCGGCCCGCGAGGCGTGGGGTGCGCTCGACGCCATCATGCGCCTCGCCGACGGCGCCGCGCCGGGCACCACCCTCGAGCAGTTCACGAACGACCTCATGAGCCGGGCCAAGCATCAGCACGAACCCGAGGTGGCGGCGGTCACGATCTCGACGATGCACGGCGCCAAGGGCCTCGAGTGGGATCGGGTGTTCGTGACGGGGCTTGCGGAGGGCAGGATGCCGATCGCGCAGGCGGTCACGGCCGAGAATATCCACGAGGAACGGCGACTCTTCTACGTCGCGCTCACGCGAGCACGGAAATACCTGTACCTTTCGTATCCGCAGTCGGTGGGGCCACAGTCTCGGTACTTGGCGGAACTTGGCAACCGCATCCAGCGTGGAAACTTCGCGGGAGCACGCTGA